The bacterium genome has a segment encoding these proteins:
- a CDS encoding chalcone isomerase family protein translates to MRRSLLLALMLLVASPSFAATVADVTMPDSMQVNGKNLVLNGMGLRRKIVKVYVAGLYLPAKETSAEKILSSDTERNVTMQFVRDVEKASICNAWHEGLKNNTPSKASALKGDFDTLCNYMADMKVGNKMSFTYVPGQGTTVAIDGANKGTIAGKDFADAMFGCWIGPNPPGADFKKGLLGG, encoded by the coding sequence ATGCGTCGATCCCTACTTCTTGCCCTTATGCTGCTCGTGGCCTCTCCATCCTTCGCAGCCACGGTCGCGGATGTGACCATGCCCGACAGCATGCAGGTCAACGGTAAAAATCTCGTGCTCAATGGAATGGGACTCCGAAGAAAGATCGTGAAGGTCTACGTTGCCGGTCTTTATCTGCCGGCCAAGGAAACCAGCGCCGAGAAGATTCTCTCCTCTGATACCGAACGGAACGTCACGATGCAGTTCGTCCGCGACGTCGAAAAGGCCAGTATCTGCAATGCCTGGCATGAAGGCCTGAAGAACAACACCCCGAGCAAGGCCTCCGCGCTCAAGGGCGATTTCGACACGCTCTGCAACTACATGGCCGACATGAAGGTCGGCAACAAGATGAGCTTTACCTATGTTCCCGGCCAGGGGACGACGGTGGCGATCGACGGCGCCAACAAGGGGACCATCGCCGGCAAGGATTTCGCGGATGCGATGTTCGGTTGCTGGATTGGGCCCAATCCGCCGGGCGCCGATTTCAAAAAAGGCTTGCTAGGAGGTTGA
- a CDS encoding dienelactone hydrolase family protein, translating to MRRFQKVVILAIFALFAMIGSVQDAVAALQSKTLDYQVGAKNFKGYLAWDDAFPGKRPGILVVHEFWGLNDYAKSRADQLAKLGYVAFAGDMFGDGKVAAHPDEARAMAKETTSNVAEWVARAQAALDTLRRQPNVDPTRLAAIGYCFGGATVLQLAFSGADLKLSASFHGSLPVPESATKVRGELLIFHGGSDTFISAETIQKFRAKLDEAKISYRFIVYPGAVHAFTVPGAEKRGIANVAYNAEADQKSWQELVASLSRVFSSTK from the coding sequence ATGCGTCGCTTTCAAAAAGTCGTGATTCTGGCGATTTTCGCCCTCTTCGCTATGATTGGATCCGTTCAAGACGCCGTCGCCGCCCTGCAAAGCAAGACCCTCGACTATCAAGTCGGCGCTAAAAACTTTAAAGGTTATTTGGCCTGGGATGACGCCTTTCCGGGCAAGCGGCCCGGGATTTTAGTCGTTCACGAGTTTTGGGGTCTGAACGACTACGCCAAGTCGCGGGCCGATCAATTGGCCAAATTGGGCTACGTCGCCTTCGCCGGCGACATGTTCGGCGACGGAAAAGTTGCGGCCCATCCCGACGAGGCTCGGGCCATGGCCAAGGAAACCACTTCCAACGTCGCCGAATGGGTCGCCCGAGCCCAGGCCGCGCTGGACACGCTGCGCCGCCAACCCAATGTCGACCCGACCCGCTTGGCGGCTATCGGCTACTGCTTCGGCGGCGCGACTGTCCTCCAATTGGCCTTCAGCGGCGCCGATCTCAAGCTGAGCGCCAGCTTCCATGGCTCCCTGCCGGTCCCCGAATCCGCGACCAAGGTCCGCGGCGAGCTTTTGATTTTCCACGGTGGAAGCGACACTTTCATCAGCGCCGAGACGATCCAGAAGTTCCGGGCCAAGCTCGACGAAGCCAAGATCAGCTACCGCTTCATCGTCTATCCCGGAGCGGTTCACGCCTTCACCGTGCCCGGCGCCGAGAAGCGCGGGATCGCCAATGTCGCTTACAATGCCGAAGCCGACCAAAAATCCTGGCAGGAATTGGTCGCCAGCTTGAGCAGGGTTTTCTCCTCAACAAAATGA